The Microcaecilia unicolor chromosome 3, aMicUni1.1, whole genome shotgun sequence nucleotide sequence ttggtggagggccaggagattCTCTGGATGCaaaatgtgtttggcttcaataccatatgtgtgttggaggaccatggctcaatggggctgaagagtgcagtctattgtacttcccttagctctcatgATGTCTGCACTACAACCCTCACTGAAGtggggagtgaggtagaggtcaagcatggagtggggtagggacagagcatgggtgcaacAGGTTGCtgcttttttctctttccaaaaaagttggcaactctagtgcccacccatccaacctgttggcccacccaaaaaaaattattattattagttacatttgtaccccacgctttcccactcatggcaggctcaatgcggcctacaggtacttatttgtacctggggcaatggagggttaagtgacttgcccagagtcacaaggagcagcctgtgcctgaagtgggaattgaactcagttctccagttcccaagtccaccaccctaaccactaggccactcctccatgccctccacGCCACTGATATGGTATGATGCACATAAaggagtagattctatatatggtacttgGAAAATCCTTGCTGAAAAattttctgcctaagcgtattctataaaccgcgccacGATTTAGGTATaatgtatagaatacgcttaggcatgtttatagaatacacccagtgaCATGgaagcgcctaaatctaggcgcttccatttactccaagtaaaacgtggtataaataccggcacctaagttaggctcacagcaggtgtattctataaccttacgtgtagattttcagaatgctcatgacccacccattccatgctcacggccacaccccctttttgactgcgcacactagaatttacatgggccaccttacagaatacacttagcaggtAGTGCGCATAAATGATAATTAAAGccattaatgctgataattgcttgtcaacatccaattaacagcattgATTGACTTATTAAACAATtaggttatttattttttattttatttgttacatttgtatgccacattttcccacctttttgcaggctcaatgtggcttacatattaccattaacggcgttagccgattccggtctgaacaaatacaaggtatgaatgaatagaaggtgatattgtggtagataaggtatATGTATGGTGGGTATAATtggggggggaacttagagagggagagggggaggaagagtcaggtaatgtccattacggtctttggttacattgtgtcgcagatgtccaggtatttttatgttaggtcagtggggtatggtcTTCTGAACatgtctgtctttagtgctttccggaactTTAGGTGGTCTAGTGTAGTTTActgtttttggcagtgcgttccataattgtgtgcttaagtaggaaaagttggatgcataggtggatttgtatttgagtcctttgttgcttgggtagtggaggtttaggtatgatcatgcagattttgtggtgtttctggttggcaggtcaataaggtctgtcatgtatccaggtgcctcgccgtaaatgattttgtgaacagtcgtgcaggttatgcgcattgttatggaatctgCTTAGATTTTCATGTGGAAATCTAGCCACGATATAAAGAATCCAGGGGGAAAGCACTGTAAGTGAATGTCGAACTAACAACCTCTACTGTAACTGTATATATAACATTGAATTTATTTTTGCTGAATGTTTTCTTAACTACAATAAAAACATTTGAACTAAATATTATAACTGTATGCCTATGTGGTGGTACTGTGGATTTAAACTAAAAGTATAATCTATTCAAATAGTGAccgaatattgccactatcaATATAATTTCCCATCCTACTCTTGTTCAGCCCTCTTGAGGCTGATGAATGTACAAgctggctttgaatattggacaGATTGTGTATGAGTTGGaatgtaagggggtcttttactaaagcttagcttgagttatttgcagtagggcccataggaataaaatgggccctgctgcatataactcaagctaagctttagtatgaGACCCCTTAAATTTTTGTTGTTATTCTTGATTTCATTTATCATTCAGAGAAGTTTAAGTCAGTTTATTTTTTGTGATATACTTCCTGTTGTTCCTATCAGGCCTCAGCAGAATAATGTAGCACTTTGGGATAAAGATACACCCCAGTATTCCAGCACTGGAGGCCAGGAtagcaaatatctccactgcTACCATGTACTTGCCCCTGGTGCTCAGGTATGTTGGGATGAAAGACACCcagacactgcagaacaccagcatgctgaaggtgatgtacttggcctcattgaaactGTCAGGTAGATTTCTTGCTAGGAAAGCTACAATGAAGCTGATACCAGCCAGAAATCCCAGGTAacccagaacacagtaaaatgcaattattgatccttcattacattcaatttGAATTGTTCCATCTTCTGCTTGCATGTTAAGATATGGGAAAGGAGGAGCAGTTCCCAACCAGACAAGGCAAAATAGGACTTGAAGAAGGGAACAGGAAAGGACTATAGAGTATGAGACTctggaacccatccatttccggagCTTGCTTCCAGGCTTGGTGGTCTGGAAAGCTATGACTACAGTGATTGTTTTTGCCAGGACAGAGGAGAGCGAAATGGAAAAAGTTATTCCAAAGGCAGTCTGTCGGAGAACACAGGTCACCTTCTCAGGACGGCCTAAGAATATCAACGAGCAGAGGAAACAGAGCATGAGGGAGACTAAGAGAATGTAGCTTAGGTTCCGGTTGTTGGATCTCACAATGGGAGTGTCTTGGTACTTAATGAAGATTCCCAGAATGACAGCAGTGATgagaaaaaagaaaatgctgaTAAGGGTCAAAACGATTCCCAAAGATTCTTCATGGGAAAGTAAGTTTATCATTTTGGGGATGCAGACATCTCGTTTTTCATTGGGCCATTGATCCTCTGAGCATCTTATACAGTTCTCCATATCTGAGAGGAAAGAATAGTCTTTTAGCATCTCTAAAATGGCTAAATATTGCTCTTAATTTTAAAgttataggggttgatattcagccagcagtacttagcattttgctgaccactgctgcaATTAtcctcagaaattcaatgccaggccaaaatagccggttttgagagaggtgctaactggacattttgagcagcactagccagttaagtgtcattgaatatgacaggttagccctgaacaagtgatttaactggccaggagccatttgttACCAGTTAAATGACATTGACTATTGTTCTGATGTAATTtaaaggataattttcaaagccacttgCCAGAGTAACTCAGAGAATTGCTCTCCAATACACAAAGTGTTTACAAAACCTGTAGTTTTAGCCATATTCAAAAGGGATTTCCTGAGTTCATCTTTGGGTTGAGGGATTAAAGTATTTTCAGAACATGTAATGTCCAAATCTGTACATCATTTTCCCCTTTCATAAAGAATGTCCAAAATTTGTAAGAAATTTATTGATTACAAATCTATGAAAGTACATTTAAGAGAAAAAAAGCCCACATACATAGTTTGAGAAATGTCAGAGGAGTATTTTCAggagaggagcatagatgggccATAGATGGGGCTGACATTAACGCTTCCAAGTTTCAGAATATTGTATGTTTCATGCAAAAACGTCACATctatgtgctaacatttatgtgacCTGCTTAATTTTGGTACCTAAATGGTGAAacccctgttacagaattgcctgtTAGGTGTTTTTCATCAATTTATTGCTCATATTCTTTGCAATTCTGAATGAATCCCTAAACAAAGAAATAACCCTCTAGGGAgagggaaatgaaaacagtaacaaaaaAGGAAATCAATCCCTTAAAAAATATCCATGTCACTTAGTACAAAGTATAGGACCTGTTTCATCAGATGTCAAACGATGATATAGTAAAAACATCTATAGAGAATTGGTAAGGGaaaaggagaattcagtataggctgcaaAATACAGCCGAGCTGTGTATCAGTGAGAATCACCACAAATACAGCTCACTtagaaagctctatacatcagtAGAACTCCTGCCAAAATTATCCTCCCTTTTctacatttattttaattattcaaCAATGAaggttttaaatttttattgtatAAAAAAGCTGACAGGTCCACAACGTTCTAATAAGTATTAAgttacaatcctgcttattttcgaaagagaaaaatgcctatagtgcgacctaaatcgggagatagatgtttatctcgcaaaggcgcccaaatcggtataatcgaaagctgattttgggcttttcctactgcactccgtcgcggaaacgaataaagttgacgggggcatgtcggaggcgtggtggagagggaactggggcgtggttatcagccaaggagagatggcgtctttagctgataatcgaaaaaaaaggcatttttactgcgattttgggtcacttttttggaccattttttttcacaaacaagtcccaaaaaagtgctccaactgcccagatgaccactggagggaatcggggatgacctccccggactcccccagtggtcactaaccccctcccaccaaaaaaaccccaatttacaaactttttttccagcctgtatgccagcctcaaatgccgtacccacctccatgacagcagaatgtgtttgatcctctcacagcctttccctgggtcagatgtggctctcgggtgcactacagggtcacatcagcattgcattgtggtgggtgtagggtattgggctccgtgatttcattagcttgtgttacagtctcacgatgttggtagttggtaggctcttctcccatggtgctttccccctgcctactgggtcagagtgtgccctgttgtgtttcctgttgtagtccatgcggtagtggccatttttgtaagccagttttagttccctttcctgtgttagccacgttagagaacttagttcttcccttgaatgtggctgaaagagggcattgtacagcattctgccagctctgacctactgctcatttcagtaccagggagactcgttgccagtggggcataacctctgatctgcaattaactgtgagtaaacgcggttattccaataaaggacgttttcggagagattagtcttcagcagtggcgtagccaagggtgggctggggtgggcccaggcccacccactttaggttcaggcccaccaagtagcagcacacctataatgtggctggcagggaccccaagccccaccacccaaaaactcccaacaactgtttgctgctggtgaaaatttgctatttaaaaggtatatgggggagaggggatgtttgaaagaccatatggcatgcaggcgagagagggagaaaccaaatcacttgtaggacaaggcggagttctgcccacccaccttgggtccaggcccacccaaacttgggtgtctggctacgcccctggtcctcaggtgtcaactggtgtgccaaggttatacagcagcaacaagtcctagaggcctgcgtgtatgcaggtccctggagcacttttagtgggtaccgccgtGCACTtgagccaggtggccccaggcccatccccccctacctgtaacacttgtgctggtaaatgggaggcctccaaaacccactgtacccacatgtaggtgcccccttcacccctaagagctatggtagtgttgtacatttgtgggtagtgggttttgggagaggggggttgggagctcagcacccgtggtaagggagctatgcatgtgggagctttttctgaagtccaccgcactgacctagggtgcccagttggtgtcctggcatatcaggggggcgagtgtactacgaatcgtggcccctcccatgaccaaatggctcggattaggacgtttttgagctgggcgtttttagtttccattatcgctaaaaaaaacaaacgcccagctcaaaaacttccattttttcgaaaatacggttcggcccgccccttcacggacccgttctcggagataaacacccatggagataggcatttccattcgattatgcccctaaatGTCCATAAACTGGAAAAATAACCCAAACAAGTCCACAATGTAATCTGGAATAACCAGCACCGGAAACCCAGAAAGCAGTAGAAAAACTTACCTCAGTTGATGGCAGACTCTTTCCAAAGAGTCCACCATCaacttttgaaaacacagcactGGTATCCCTGAAGAAGTTCTGAAAAAGTGCTGTGTTGGACATCTTGTGAGCAGTTTATGAAACAATGAAAGTATCGGTAGACTGAGATAAGATTTTCTACTGCTTTCTGAATTTCCGGTGCTGGTTATTCCACATTACTTTAAGGATTTGTTTGGGTTATTTTTCCAGTTTATGAACATTGCAACCTAATGCTTATTAGAATGTTATGGACCTGTCAGCTTTTTTatacaataaaaatttaaaacctTCATTGTTGAATAATTAAAATAAACGTAGAAAAGGGAGGAGAATTTTGGCAGGAGTTCTACTGAGTATAGAGCTTTCTAAGTGAGCTGTATTTACGGTGATTTTCACTGATACACAGCTCGGCTGTATTTTGCAGcttatactgaattctccttttcccttcccaatTCTCTATAGATGTTTTTAATATATCATCATTTGACATCTGATGAAACAGGTCCTATACTTTGTACTACGTGACATGGATATTTTTTAAGGgattgattttcttttttgttattgttttcattTACCTCTCCCTAGAGGGAATTTTGGCAGGAGTtctaatgatgtatagagctttctaAGTGAGCCATATTTGCGGTGATTCTCACTGAAACACAGCTCAGCTGTATTTTGCAGCCTATACTAAATTCTCCTTTTCCCTTTCTGATTCTCTATACATATTTTTAATACATCATCATTTTAACATCTGATGAAACCTGTCCTATGCTTTATACTAAACGATATATTTTTTAAGGGATTGTTTCCTTTTTTTGATACTTTGAATGAATGGTATTATAATTTTAGTAAATGTTGCTTGTTCTTTGTGCTATGGTAAGTTCCCAACAAGGAATTTTCAAATACTGGGTTAATTTTGAAGACTtcaccatatttatagaatacagaGAAAACTGATTTTATGTGCAAAaaacccctaaattctataaatggtgtctgaAGTTGGATGCATATATATAGAATAGTCAGTTattcacataacttaattggctagtTTTCACTACATTGGCCCTTAATTGGTGATAAGAATCAAAAATTGGGTTTCAAAGCACTAACGGACAATAATTTGTAGTTATGTATAAAACCGACTtacacccctattctataaactgagcatCTAATTTGTATGGCATGGACCTGGGCGGGGCATAGGTGGATCAGGGATGTGCCAAGCAATTAGacaacatgttatagaatactgtcatttacatGCCTTACAACCTGGCAGGGTGGGTGCCTGCCTAGATTCCCAGTGCCACTACTTTAACCTATAAGATAATATCTCttgtctgacctctgtggtagaAACGTTAAGCTCGATCTAACCTTCTGGACATTCTGACCTCTTccagaaagagggagaaatgggAAGTGACCAAGTATAATCAGTGGGAAACTCCCCCTGTCTAGAAAACCTTGATTCATCCTGGAATAGTGTCTTTGACTTTCCTGAAATCTCTCTGGCCTCTGACCCTAGTTACAATAGGAGACCCTTCAAGCCTAAGCCTTGGTCTTAAAATCCAGAAAGTTCACTGACTATATGCTATACTACTCAAGCTAGTATACTGAAAGTCTAGGAGTAACTCGTATATAGGGCATGGTGGCCACTTAAGCAATTGCCTTGTTAGTTGTGTAAAGGAATAGAGAACCTTCTGCATCCCTCCTGAGGTACAGAGGAGACCAGATGAAATGACCCATTcccaggattctataaaggtcacccacatTTGAGTGCAGACCCCAGATCCTCATGCAACTAAACGTCATGATTTTAACTtcagtttatttttaatgttgttaTTGTGATATTACTTTTTGCTTGCAATTATTTTATAGCTGATTAGGAATGTGATGCTATTGTACACAGCTTTGGATCTCTTGGGGTTCTGTGGTCTATAAATCCTTGAGAATAAATAATGTCCTTTGAGAAGTGAGGCTGGGCATTAGTACCTGGTCTCTTCATCAACCTGATGCTTCTGACTACTATGAATAGTGCAGCATGTGAGATTGATCACAAGATGTTCTGTTCATCAGCACAGAAATGAGATCCCACAGATTAGTGACTCCAATGGtaaactaagctgcaataaaaaggcCAATTTGTACTGCACCTTACTAACTACCTCCCTAAATTAGGCACCTAGTGTACAAGTAAACTTGGATACCTCCATTACATACTTCTGGGTTTCATGTTCTTACAAATTTCACAGAGCAGACACCATTCTGAATAACCTAACACTATGAGCGTCTAATGTTTTACGTATCACTCACCAGTTTGATTGGAGATATGTCCATCTGGACAGGGAATGCAGTCATAGCAGCAGACAGGTTGTCCTTCTCTGGGTAATTTCCTGAAGCCAGGAGCACAGCTCTGAGTGCATCTGGATTGTGGAGGTGTCTGAGGATTGAAAAAAATATACCTCTAGCTTTAAATGACAGTGTTCTGTAGTTTAGAAAATGCAACTCTCTTTTCTGTTCAGTTATGGACCAATTCAGACCTTCTCTTTGCCTATCACAAATTACTGCCTTAGAGGTTTGTTATTTACCCTATAACAGCTAAATTATAGCCAGCTATTtttcataggaagaaatatttataCATTTATGTGGAGGTATTTAGGATGAAGAGAAACTTAGGGGCAGAGTTACTAATGTGAGCTATACATTTCTCTCCTGTTCTGGGATGAATGAAAAATGTTGTTTTTAAATTGACTGAGCAAAAACAACagttcaaaccaggggcgtatctggactctggcagtagggggggccagggccagagggagggggcacatttagcccctcccccctggcaccaccgacccccccccccgccattgccagagcccccctgccaccaacgactccccccccgccattgccagagccccccccctgccaccaacgactctctccacctcctctcccgccgccaaccctcccccgctgatgttgtttacctttgctggcgggaaccccaagccccgccagccgaggtccgcttccgcctgctttaaaaaataattcttcagctggcgggggaccccaacccccgccagccgccgagatcttcaaagttctt carries:
- the LOC115464426 gene encoding vomeronasal type-2 receptor 26-like — encoded protein: MPSIFKISTGIVKLLKHFNWIWVGIIAPDDDSSLRFVQILKGGIEQNGACIEFIEIFSHIHALPQERIRKIKETIHKSSTNVIIGHFNTENSWNRFGVINILEIPGKVWITITDTDFPSSYPVEISFKNNTLLFTRVKKNIPSFLKFIREVNPIMFPNGSIIKDWWTSLCNNQCPQSIKRSCSADEDPTIPFPCDYTYFANSYNIYNAVYALAHALKYMLFSGTGNITMWNGDHLRLSDYLPWEFHHYLKNVHFKNILDEEIMFDENGDLPIDYSIINLIFLPNGTLKHEIVGSYKPYAPPGEDFTVNEKVIVWEAAFTQTPPQSRCTQSCAPGFRKLPREGQPVCCYDCIPCPDGHISNQTDMENCIRCSEDQWPNEKRDVCIPKMINLLSHEESLGIVLTLISIFFFLITAVILGIFIKYQDTPIVRSNNRNLSYILLVSLMLCFLCSLIFLGRPEKVTCVLRQTAFGITFSISLSSVLAKTITVVIAFQTTKPGSKLRKWMGSRVSYSIVLSCSLLQVLFCLVWLGTAPPFPYLNMQAEDGTIQIECNEGSIIAFYCVLGYLGFLAGISFIVAFLARNLPDSFNEAKYITFSMLVFCSVWVSFIPTYLSTRGKYMVAVEIFAILASSAGILGCIFIPKCYIILLRPDRNNRKYITKNKLT